From the genome of Sinanaerobacter sp. ZZT-01:
ATTGCGTTCATACAAAGCAGCAAGGATGAAAGTGCTCGAGAAGAAAATCTGTTTGGAGAAGTACATAGTCCAGAAGATGAATTATTGAAAAAAGAGAAGCAACGCATCGTATCTGACGCAGTAAAAGAATTAAAAGAAGCGTATCGAACACCAATGTATTTGTACTATGCAGAGGAAATGCCATTAAGAGAGATCAGTCTGATTTTGCACTTGCCTGAAGGTACCGTAAAAAGTCGGCTTTATAAAGCAAGAAAAGAGATAAAAAAATATCTGGAGGTTAATGGATATGGAAGATAAAGAATTGAATCAACTATTAAAAAATGCTCTTTTGACAGACTATGAGCCGGATCATAATCTGAATACAAAAATTTTACAAAAAATAAGGGAGAACCAGAATATGAATGGAAAAAAAATGAGAAGATTATCCGTTGCTGCCGTAGTATGCTGTGCAGTTTTATGTGGCTCCGTAACAGCATTTGCTGCTTGGACACTGCTGACACCAAAGGAGATTGCAACAGAGTATGGGGATAAACAGCTTGCCACAGCATTTGAGAGCAAGGATGCTGTTTCAATGCAAGAATCAAAAACTTATGGAAAGTATACGGTCACATTACTAGGCGCCGTTTCAGGTAAAAATTTAAGTGATGTTTGCTCGGAAGAGGAGCAATTGAGTCCGGAAAAAACATATGCAGTTGTCGCGATTGCTAATAAGGATGGGAGCCCTATGCCAAAGACTTCTGATGAGACATATGGAGAGGAAGCGTTCTTTGTTTCGCCGTTGATTCAAGGTCTAAATCCCGCAGAATATAATATTATAACAATGCATGGGGGCTATTCTGAAATAGTAAGAGATGGGATTAAGTATCGAATCATTGAATGCGATAACGTAGAGCTTTTTGCAGATAAAGCCCTTTATATGTGTGTTAGTAATACAACATTTTTGGATAGAGATGCTTATACCTTTGATGAGAAAACAGGTACGATCTCTGCGAATAAGGATTATGAGGGTATGAATCTGCTGTTTGATTTGCCGTTAAAAAAAGAGAAAGCAAATAAAGATGCAGCAAAACAATATTTAAAAAAATTAACGCTGGAAGAAGAAAATGAAAAAAACAGTAAAGAGGAAGAAGATAAAGAATTTACAAAGCCGGATATCAATGAGGTTCAGAAAAACTGGACGTTGGTTTCAGAGGAAAAAGTTACTCCGGACAAAGACGGAAGAGTTTATTATTCCCATAAAGGAAAATCCGGATCAGGAGAAGGCTTTATTACAGAGGATGCTTTGTTTGATGAAGGAGAGACAGGATATTCCGAGACTATGTCAGGAACGCAATCGAATGATTGGAAAACAGCAGTTCTTTTTTATAAAGATAAAGCTGGTGATATTCTAGTATCCGTATATGAGACGCATATATAATAGGAATAGGAGAATTTCAAGAGGGGTAAGGCTCAGATAAATTTAGATAAAGAGGTGTTGAACTTGAACACCTCTTTTTTACGTTTTTTGTAGAAAATATTAAAGAATTTTATCACATAAAAACGACGCAGTATACCTCATACTGCGTCGACATATTTTTATTTATTTAGACAATATAATTATACATTAAATGCTTGCTGTTTGTCAAATTGCCCCTTAAATTATTATTTAGGGTAAAAAAAGGAAATGTCGACATCATTTTAATCATAACTATAAGGCTCTTTCCGATAACCCGTCTATAATTCGCCGTCAACATCAGAGTCAAAATAGTAATGGTAGCCAGTAAAGGAGTTTACAATGTCACGCAGAGGAGAAAATATCTATAAACGAAAAGATGGACGCTGGGAAGGAAGGATTTTACGCCAGAATGGCAAATATCAATATCTTTATGCAAAATCGT
Proteins encoded in this window:
- a CDS encoding RNA polymerase sigma factor, translated to MKLTDIDEMVYIEGKALYNFCRHLTQDKEEAEELYQETFLKAVELCSKIDVEKNPKSYLMSIAVKLWKNRKRKFAWRSRIAFIQSSKDESAREENLFGEVHSPEDELLKKEKQRIVSDAVKELKEAYRTPMYLYYAEEMPLREISLILHLPEGTVKSRLYKARKEIKKYLEVNGYGR